In Corylus avellana chromosome ca2, CavTom2PMs-1.0, the following proteins share a genomic window:
- the LOC132170819 gene encoding peroxisomal 2,4-dienoyl-CoA reductase [(3E)-enoyl-CoA-producing]-like, whose translation MAMESPFKAGILKGKVALLTGGGSGIGYEISYQLGRHGASIAIMGRRSQVLQAAVDSLRSHGIPAIGLEGDVRKREDAVRVLESTIKHFGRLDILVNSAAGNFLVAAEDLSPNGFRTVIDIDSVGTFTMCREALKYLKKGGPGKDISNGGTIINISATLHYTATWYQIHVSAAKAAVDSITRSLALEWGTDYNIRVNGIAPGPIEDTAGTSKLGPEEMMSTRQHMPLFKLGEKWDIAMAALYLASDAGKYINGTTLVVDGGEWLSKPRHLPKEAVKQLSRAVERRSRAALVGVPKSKL comes from the exons ATGGCAATGGAGTCTCCCTTCAAGGCTGGCATACTGAAGGGGAAGGTGGCGCTGTTGACAGGAGGAGGGTCAGGAATCGGGTATGAGATATCGTATCAATTGGGGAGACATGGAGCCTCTATTGCCATCATGGGCCGCCGTAGCCAAGTCCTTCAAGCTGCCGTTGACTCCCTTCGATCTCATGGAATTCCT GCTATTGGACTAGAGGGAGATGTACGCAAAAGAGAAGACGCAGTTAGAGTTCTGGAATCAACAATTAAGCATTTTGGCAGGCTTGACATTCTTGTGAATTCTGCAGCTGGCAATTTCCTTGTAGCAGCAGAGGATCTATCTCCTAATGGCTTCCGGACAG TAATAGACATAGATTCTGTTGGCACTTTTACAATGTGCCGTGAAGCACTCAAGTACCTCAAGAAAGGGGGACCAGGAAAAGACATCTCTAATGGTGGAACAATCATAAATATAAGTGCAACTTTGCATTATACAGCTACTTGGTATCAAATTCATGTATCTGCGGCCAAG GCAGCAGTTGATAGCATTACGAGAAGCTTGGCATTGGAGTGGGGGACAGATTACAACATCAGAGTCAATGGGATTGCACCAGGACCCATTGAAGACACTGCTGGTACTAGTAAACTAGGACCTGAGGAAATGATGAGCACTAGACAGCACATGCCTTTATTTAAACTGGGGGAGAAATGGGATATTGCTATGGCTGCTCTATATCTTGCATCTGATGCCG GAAAATACATCAACGGAACAACATTGGTGGTTGATGGAGGAGAATGGCTGAGCAAACCCCGCCATCTACCCAAAGAGGCGGTGAAGCAGCTGTCTCGAGCAGTGGAAAGGAGGTCCAGAGCTGCACTAGTTGGGGTTCCTAAGAGCAAGCTATAA
- the LOC132171552 gene encoding peroxisomal 2,4-dienoyl-CoA reductase [(3E)-enoyl-CoA-producing]-like, with product MAMESPFKVDILKGKVALLTGGGSGIRYEISYQLGRQGASIAIMGRRSQVLQAAVDSLQSHGIPAIGLEGDVRKREDAVRVLESTIKHFGRLDILVNSAAGNFLVAAEDLSPNGFRTVIEIDSVGTFTMCHEALKYLKKRGPGKDISNGGTIINISATLHYTATWYQIHVSAAKAAVDSITRSLALEWGTDYNIRVNGIAPGPIEDTAGTSKLGPEEMMSTRQHMPLFKLGEKWDIAMAALYLASDAGKYINGTTLVVDGGEWLKANAITSR from the exons ATGGCAATGGAGTCTCCCTTCAAGGTTGACATACTGAAGGGGAAGGTGGCGCTGTTGACCGGAGGAGGGTCAGGAATCCGGTATGAGATATCGTATCAATTAGGGAGACAAGGAGCCTCTATTGCCATCATGGGCCGCCGTAGCCAAGTCCTTCAAGCTGCCGTTGACTCCCTTCAATCTCATGGAATTCCT GCTATTGGACTAGAGGGAGATGTACGCAAAAGAGAAGACGCAGTTAGAGTTCTGGAATCAACAATTAAGCATTTTGGCAGGCTTGACATTCTTGTGAATTCTGCAGCTGGAAATTTCCTTGTAGCAGCAGAGGATCTATCTCCTAATGGCTTCCGGACAG TAATAGAGATAGATTCTGTTGGCACTTTTACAATGTGCCATGAAGCACTCAAGTACCTCAAGAAAAGGGGACCAGGAAAAGACATCTCTAATGGTGGAACAATCATAAATATAAGTGCAACTTTGCATTATACAGCTACTTGGTATCAAATTCATGTATCTGCGGCCAAG GCAGCAGTTGATAGCATTACGAGAAGCTTGGCATTGGAGTGGGGGACAGATTACAACATCAGAGTCAATGGGATTGCACCAGGACCCATTGAAGACACTGCTGGCACTAGTAAACTAGGACCTGAGGAAATGATGAGCACTAGACAGCACATGCCTTTATTTAAACTGGGGGAGAAATGGGATATTGCTATGGCTGCTCTATATCTTGCATCTGATGCCG GAAAATACATCAACGGAACAACATTGGTGGTTGATGGAGGAGAATGGCTGAAAGCGAATGCTATCACTTCGCGTTAG